In one Dreissena polymorpha isolate Duluth1 chromosome 7, UMN_Dpol_1.0, whole genome shotgun sequence genomic region, the following are encoded:
- the LOC127836992 gene encoding SCO-spondin-like isoform X1 has product MTNRASLFCHGTLSLISLAIATGPVRSNCCHCDDLSPDPARHCSAKDVCKPLNFDFYCEIRRLYINGEWKVTRGNNTEEACLRNWVSSVVNPDCSATPGSTVANGTACYQCCTSPDSSQYNYCNENPDAHVTFPTPSTIRTTTPVTSTSTPLNERSCEVCGLSLGLQCRQASVTQCGEREPYCMNTVISEGDNATFSVRKTCATEAECFYDSHLGSQDSPHCSTLPGAIANKGACHYCCKSSVGASACNTNTVPDVLAKFDQHGNHENLCEVGITDGGFKNTSCPPSTPMCMNTVVRATNVSYTKKTCETRTLCNTDWWEMTRKHRPQCMTSNVTSIPVTSEGLVCHYCCESKNFHPCNNDTVPSDVVEYINLTKPIDGGWSAWTQWTSCTALCKGNRVRTRSCTNPPPSNGGATCLGEKIEDETCGSCPDTHGPALVG; this is encoded by the exons atgaccaatcgagcgtcactattctgccatgggaccctca GCTTAATTTCTCTCGCGATAGCGACTGGGCCAGTTCGCTCTA ACTGTTGTCATTGCGACGATCTGTCACCCGACCCTGCGAGGCATTGCTCTGCAAAAGACGTCTGTAAACCTTTAAACTTTGATTTTTATTGTGAGATCAGGCGTTTGTACATCAACGGGGAGTGGAAAGTGACCCGCGG CAATAACACTGAAGAAGCATGTCTACGCAACTGGGTCTCCAGCGTTGTTAACCCCGACTGTTCAGCGACGCCCGGGTCCACGGTTGCCAATGGTACCGCGTGCTACCAGTGTTGCACCTCCCCGGACTCATCGCAGTATAACTATTGCAATGAGAACCCGGATGCCCACGTGACGTTTCCAACACCAAGTACCATACGCACTACAACGCCAGTGACGTCAACTTCGACACCATTGAATGAAC GAAGTTGCGAAGTGTGTGGCCTGAGCCTCGGCCTTCAATGTCGCCAAGCTAGCGTCACGCAGTGCGGAGAGAGGGAACCATATTGCATGAACACGGTCATTTCTGAGGGGGACAACGCCACGTTCTCCGTTCGTAAAAC GTGTGCCACTGAGGCCGAGTGTTTCTACGACTCCCACCTGGGCAGTCAGGATTCCCCCCACTGCTCCACCCTGCCCGGGGCCATCGCCAACAAAGGGGCGTGTCACTATTGTTGCAAGTCCTCCGTGGGAGCTAGTGCGTGCAACACCAACACAGTACCGGACGTTTTGGCCAAGTTTGACCAACACG GCAATCATGAGAATCTATGCGAGGTGGGTATTACAGATGGCGGTTTTAAAAACACAAGTTGCCCACCGTCCACGCCTATGTGCATGAACACAGTCGTCAGGGCTACTAATGTATCGTACACGAAGAAAAC TTGTGAGACAAGAACTCTTTGCAACACCGATTGGTGGGAGATGACACGCAAGCACCGCCCACAATGTATGACGTCAAATGTAACGTCAATCCCAGTGACATCAGAGGGCCTCGTGTGCCATTACTGCTGCGAATCAAAGAATTTCCATCCTTGCAACAATGACACTGTACCGAGCGATGTGGTCGAGTATATCAATCTGACAAAACCTATTG ATGGCGGGTGGTCTGCGTGGACCCAGTGGACGAGTTGCACAGCCCTGTGTAAAGGCAACCGTGTTCGAACACGCTCATGCACCAACCCGCCCCCTAGCAACGGTGGAGCGACGTGCTTGGGCGAGAAAATAGAGGACGAGACATGCGGGAGCTGCCCTGATACCCATG GTCCGGCCCTTGTTGGATAA
- the LOC127836992 gene encoding SCO-spondin-like isoform X2 — translation MHSPRLFLLISGLISLAIATGPVRSNCCHCDDLSPDPARHCSAKDVCKPLNFDFYCEIRRLYINGEWKVTRGNNTEEACLRNWVSSVVNPDCSATPGSTVANGTACYQCCTSPDSSQYNYCNENPDAHVTFPTPSTIRTTTPVTSTSTPLNERSCEVCGLSLGLQCRQASVTQCGEREPYCMNTVISEGDNATFSVRKTCATEAECFYDSHLGSQDSPHCSTLPGAIANKGACHYCCKSSVGASACNTNTVPDVLAKFDQHGNHENLCEVGITDGGFKNTSCPPSTPMCMNTVVRATNVSYTKKTCETRTLCNTDWWEMTRKHRPQCMTSNVTSIPVTSEGLVCHYCCESKNFHPCNNDTVPSDVVEYINLTKPIDGGWSAWTQWTSCTALCKGNRVRTRSCTNPPPSNGGATCLGEKIEDETCGSCPDTHGPALVG, via the exons ATGCATTCGCCAAGACTGTTCCTGCTTATATCTG GCTTAATTTCTCTCGCGATAGCGACTGGGCCAGTTCGCTCTA ACTGTTGTCATTGCGACGATCTGTCACCCGACCCTGCGAGGCATTGCTCTGCAAAAGACGTCTGTAAACCTTTAAACTTTGATTTTTATTGTGAGATCAGGCGTTTGTACATCAACGGGGAGTGGAAAGTGACCCGCGG CAATAACACTGAAGAAGCATGTCTACGCAACTGGGTCTCCAGCGTTGTTAACCCCGACTGTTCAGCGACGCCCGGGTCCACGGTTGCCAATGGTACCGCGTGCTACCAGTGTTGCACCTCCCCGGACTCATCGCAGTATAACTATTGCAATGAGAACCCGGATGCCCACGTGACGTTTCCAACACCAAGTACCATACGCACTACAACGCCAGTGACGTCAACTTCGACACCATTGAATGAAC GAAGTTGCGAAGTGTGTGGCCTGAGCCTCGGCCTTCAATGTCGCCAAGCTAGCGTCACGCAGTGCGGAGAGAGGGAACCATATTGCATGAACACGGTCATTTCTGAGGGGGACAACGCCACGTTCTCCGTTCGTAAAAC GTGTGCCACTGAGGCCGAGTGTTTCTACGACTCCCACCTGGGCAGTCAGGATTCCCCCCACTGCTCCACCCTGCCCGGGGCCATCGCCAACAAAGGGGCGTGTCACTATTGTTGCAAGTCCTCCGTGGGAGCTAGTGCGTGCAACACCAACACAGTACCGGACGTTTTGGCCAAGTTTGACCAACACG GCAATCATGAGAATCTATGCGAGGTGGGTATTACAGATGGCGGTTTTAAAAACACAAGTTGCCCACCGTCCACGCCTATGTGCATGAACACAGTCGTCAGGGCTACTAATGTATCGTACACGAAGAAAAC TTGTGAGACAAGAACTCTTTGCAACACCGATTGGTGGGAGATGACACGCAAGCACCGCCCACAATGTATGACGTCAAATGTAACGTCAATCCCAGTGACATCAGAGGGCCTCGTGTGCCATTACTGCTGCGAATCAAAGAATTTCCATCCTTGCAACAATGACACTGTACCGAGCGATGTGGTCGAGTATATCAATCTGACAAAACCTATTG ATGGCGGGTGGTCTGCGTGGACCCAGTGGACGAGTTGCACAGCCCTGTGTAAAGGCAACCGTGTTCGAACACGCTCATGCACCAACCCGCCCCCTAGCAACGGTGGAGCGACGTGCTTGGGCGAGAAAATAGAGGACGAGACATGCGGGAGCTGCCCTGATACCCATG GTCCGGCCCTTGTTGGATAA